The genomic interval CGGCTCCGCCTTGCCCTTGCCCATCCGCGTCTCCAGCGGCTTCTTGGAGATCGGCTTGTCCGGGAAGACCCGGACGAACAGCTTCCCCTCGCGGGAGACGTACTGCCGGGCGGCGATGCGGCCGGCCTCGATCTGCCGGGCCGTCAACCAGCCGCCCTCGAGCAGCTGCAGCGCGTAGTCGCCGAAGGAGACCTTGTTCCCGCGGCAAGCCACGGTCTTGTTGGAGCCGCGCTGCTGCTTGCGGAACTTGACTCGTTTGGGGAGGAGTGGCATGGCTGTGGCTCGCGGCGTCGCCGCGTGGGGTGGTTCGGGGAGGCGGGCCGCGGACCGCGGCCGGTTTGAGGCTCAAAGAGCCACGGTCCGCGGAAGGATCCGCGGGTTCGGATCAGCGGCGTCCGCGGGCCCGCGCGGTCGCGCCGGCGGCGGAGGACTCGTACTCCTGCTCGCTGTCCTGCGTGTACAGACCCTTGTAGATCCAGACCTTCACGCCGATGGTGCCGTAGGTGGTCTTGGAGATGGCGAAGCCGTAGTCGACGTTCGCCTGGAGGGTCGCCAGCGGGATGCTGCCGAGCGAGACCACCTCCGAGCGGCTCATCTCGTGGCCGCCGAGGCGGCCGGAGAGCATGATCTTGACGCCCTTGCAGACGCCGCAGTTCATCGCGGCTTCGGCCTTCATCTTCATGACGCGGCGGAAGCTGGCCCGCTTGGCGAGCTGCTCGGCGATGGACTCGCCGATGAGCTGGGCGTCGGCGTCGGGCGTGGGAACCTCGACGCAGTTCATCGAGACGTTCCGCCCGGTGAGGTGCTGCAGCTCGTTGGTCAGCCGGTCGATCTCCGCGCCCTTGGGCCCGATGACCAGCCCCGGACGCGCGGTCCGGATGATGATCTTGAGCTCTTCACGCGTCCGCTCGATGTGGATGTCGGCGACGGCCGCGTACGGGGGCTTGCGGTTGAGCTCGTGGTCGAGGTACCGCCGGATGCGGAAGTCCTCGACGAGAAGCTCGCCGTAGAGCGCCTTGGGGGCGTACCAGCGGCTGCGGTGTGCCTGCGTGATCCCGACGCGGAATCCAAAGGGGTGGACTTTCTGACCCATAACGGTTCGAGGGGTTGCGGCGTCGCTTCGGGACGCGGGGAATGATCGGATCGGGCGCGTTTCCGCGGGAGCTTCAGGCTTCGGAGACGCCGACGGTGATGTGGCTGGTCCGCTTCTTGATCGCGTGGGCACGCCCGCGATCCTTCGGCTGGAAACGCTTGATCGTGGGGCCGCTGTCGACGCG from Phycisphaera mikurensis NBRC 102666 carries:
- the rplP gene encoding 50S ribosomal protein L16, coding for MPLLPKRVKFRKQQRGSNKTVACRGNKVSFGDYALQLLEGGWLTARQIEAGRIAARQYVSREGKLFVRVFPDKPISKKPLETRMGKGKAEPEYWAAVVKPGTIVYEMAGVPESMAKAAFARVAHKMPFRCRFVVRRSA
- the rpsC gene encoding 30S ribosomal protein S3 gives rise to the protein MGQKVHPFGFRVGITQAHRSRWYAPKALYGELLVEDFRIRRYLDHELNRKPPYAAVADIHIERTREELKIIIRTARPGLVIGPKGAEIDRLTNELQHLTGRNVSMNCVEVPTPDADAQLIGESIAEQLAKRASFRRVMKMKAEAAMNCGVCKGVKIMLSGRLGGHEMSRSEVVSLGSIPLATLQANVDYGFAISKTTYGTIGVKVWIYKGLYTQDSEQEYESSAAGATARARGRR